The stretch of DNA GATACTCAGTCGCCGCAATGCGGTGTTTCAAAGCAGTTGGTGGGTTATACATCGTATCCTTCATCCCTAAAGGTTCTGTGATGTGCTCCCGAACGAACTCATCCTGGCGAGTACCAGACCAATGCTCAATTAACATTCCTAACGTAATCATGTTTAAATCGCTATATTCGTATGTGGTTCCGGGTGCATTCTTCAATGATTGGTTTAATACCAACTTCAGCCTTTCTTCTCTTGATGTCCCCTGTGAGTATAATGGTATCCATGCAGTGAACCCGGACGTATGGGTTAGTAACTGACGAATTGTTACATTTTCCTTCCCGTTGGAAGCAAACTCTGGGATATGTTTAGCCACTGGATCATCAAGATGGAAGTATCCTTTTTCAAAAAGAATCATGACGGCTGTAGCGGTGAATATCTTGCTGATAGACGCCAAGTCAAAGATCGTGTCAGTTTCCATTGGGATAGGATTCTCCATCTCGGTGAACTTACCATCTGTATACAGGGAAGAATAGCCGTATGCATCATGTTTAACAACTTTCCCAGCCCTTGCTACAAGTGTGACAGCGCCTGGCATCAATTTTTGTGAAATGGCTTGGTTCATAATTTGATCGATTTGCTGAAGCGGAGCTTGTACCATTCCTGCTCCTCCTGCAGAGCTTGGATGGAGTACATTTGAAATAGGAATGTCAGTTGCATTCCATTTAAAGACAGGGTGTGGTTTCTTAGATGGGATTGTCAGTTTCTCTTCCTTTTCCATTGTGGGACCAAAAGGAAGCTCATAGTTTGCAAATACAGTTGGTGTACCTAACAGCACCGTACACACTGCCGTTATCATAAGCGTTTTACTTTTCATATGCCCTCCTTGAATGAATTTTAGACGGGATTACCCCTATGTATACCAAAATACTGGTAACGCTTACAAGTTATAGTAAAAGCATATCGGTTATGGCTCACAATCGTCCATACCACATAAGTCTCATAACAGTCATTTTACGGGTCATTAGATATATGTCTTTAGCATTATTTTTTAAAATATGGATTGAAATTTTAAAATTTCATTTCATTTTGGATTAAAGTAAATACAATTCTCTAAAAAGATACCTGTTTCAACCTACTAAAACAAGTCAGCTCAAACTATTAAATAAGGAGGACAAATCCTCCGGCAGCATCTTGAGATTTGTCCTTCATCCACCATATGAAGGACAAATCCTCCCACCACATCTTGAGATTTGTCCTTCATCCACCCTATGAAGGACAAATCCTCCCACCACATCCTGAGTTTTGTTCTTCATTTATCCTATAAAGGACAAATCCTCCCACCACATCCTATGTTTTGTCCTTCATCACCCTATGAAGGACAAATCCTCCCACCACATCCCGAGT from Neobacillus sp. CF12 encodes:
- a CDS encoding serine hydrolase yields the protein MKSKTLMITAVCTVLLGTPTVFANYELPFGPTMEKEEKLTIPSKKPHPVFKWNATDIPISNVLHPSSAGGAGMVQAPLQQIDQIMNQAISQKLMPGAVTLVARAGKVVKHDAYGYSSLYTDGKFTEMENPIPMETDTIFDLASISKIFTATAVMILFEKGYFHLDDPVAKHIPEFASNGKENVTIRQLLTHTSGFTAWIPLYSQGTSREERLKLVLNQSLKNAPGTTYEYSDLNMITLGMLIEHWSGTRQDEFVREHITEPLGMKDTMYNPPTALKHRIAATEYQAIPNRGLVWGEVHDENAWSLDGVAGHAGVFSTANDLAKLAHIFINEGVYGGKKILKPETVQLLLQNQNSAYPGNDHGLGWELGQGWYMDALSEGTYSFGHTGYTGTSIVVSPNNKTIAILLTNRVHPSRSMGSINQTRRLFARHVADSIPVTIPGKSDAWFAGYGDKLNRIMESDLHLSNDTKLTFTTWHMIENVWDSGSVEIYRDGSWQQLTLLTGTSNGWEKKELAIPGDATKLRFVYRTDGSANSRGWYIQNPKFESGNALRFSKNEWELRDY